A stretch of the Thalassotalea euphylliae genome encodes the following:
- a CDS encoding GH1 family beta-glucosidase, giving the protein MNKLELPANSTMLNKDFVYGVATASFQIEGGIDDRLACIWDTFCATEGKIADSSNGAIACNHYEKWQDDIKLIDSLGVDAYRLSISWPRVMNQDGSANQQGLDFYIAILDALIARNIKPFVTLYHWDLPQHLEDNGGWLNRDTAYKFQEYVELVTKAFGDRVHSYATLNEPFCSAYLGYEVGIHAPGKVGKEFGKKAAHHLLLAHGLGMQVLQKNSPNTMNGIVLNFTPCYPETSADQAAANYADDYFNQWYIKPILDKAYPTIIDDLPKSQQPEVFDGDFEIISQPLDFLGINFYTRAIYTSHDEEIFEQLPPPAPITDIGWEIYPSSFTKLLTDLNSRYQLPPIYITENGAAMADTFVDGQVNDLDRLNYYQQHLVAVNNAIEQGVNVQGYFAWSLMDNFEWAEGYLKRFGIVHVDYDTQQRTIKQSGLAYRDLILSRP; this is encoded by the coding sequence ATGAATAAACTAGAGCTACCCGCTAACTCAACCATGTTAAACAAGGATTTTGTTTATGGTGTTGCAACGGCTTCATTTCAGATTGAAGGCGGTATCGACGACAGGTTAGCTTGTATTTGGGACACATTCTGTGCCACCGAAGGCAAAATTGCCGACAGCTCTAACGGCGCTATCGCCTGCAACCATTACGAAAAATGGCAAGACGATATCAAGCTTATTGATTCATTGGGGGTAGACGCCTATCGCTTGTCAATTTCATGGCCTAGAGTCATGAACCAAGATGGCTCTGCTAACCAACAAGGCTTGGACTTTTATATTGCTATTTTAGATGCGTTAATTGCACGTAATATTAAGCCGTTTGTCACCCTTTACCACTGGGATCTACCACAGCACCTTGAAGATAATGGTGGCTGGTTAAACAGAGACACCGCCTATAAATTCCAAGAATACGTCGAGCTAGTAACCAAAGCATTTGGCGATCGCGTTCATTCTTACGCAACGCTAAACGAACCTTTCTGTAGTGCCTACCTTGGTTATGAAGTGGGTATTCATGCGCCGGGTAAAGTAGGTAAAGAGTTTGGCAAGAAAGCCGCTCACCATTTACTGTTAGCGCATGGTTTAGGTATGCAAGTGCTACAAAAAAATAGCCCAAATACCATGAACGGCATTGTGTTGAATTTCACTCCTTGTTATCCAGAAACTTCTGCAGATCAAGCAGCAGCGAACTACGCGGACGATTATTTTAACCAGTGGTATATCAAGCCAATACTTGATAAAGCTTATCCAACAATTATTGACGACTTGCCAAAGTCGCAACAGCCTGAAGTATTTGATGGTGACTTTGAGATTATTAGTCAACCGCTAGATTTCCTTGGTATTAACTTCTATACACGTGCAATTTATACCTCGCATGATGAAGAAATTTTTGAACAACTACCGCCACCAGCACCAATAACCGACATCGGCTGGGAAATTTACCCTTCATCGTTTACTAAGTTACTTACGGATTTGAATAGTCGCTACCAACTGCCGCCGATTTACATTACCGAAAACGGAGCCGCAATGGCTGATACCTTCGTTGACGGACAAGTTAACGACTTAGATCGCCTGAACTATTACCAACAGCATTTAGTTGCTGTGAACAATGCCATTGAGCAAGGCGTTAATGTTCAAGGCTATTTTGCTTGGAGCTTAATGGATAATTTTGAATGGGCTGAAGGCTATCTAAAACGCTTTGGTATTGTTCATGTTGATTATGACACGCAACAACGTACGATAAAGCAAAGTGGCCTCGCCTATCGTGATTTGATTTTAAGCCGACCTTAA
- a CDS encoding glycoside-pentoside-hexuronide (GPH):cation symporter, whose protein sequence is MTINSSVSVREKIAYGLGDTASNIIFQTVMMFLMLYYTDVVGLSPAVVGTMFLVVRVVDAITDPLMGTLADRTHTKWGHFRPYLLWLALPFAIISVLAFTTPDLQGTSKLVYAFTTYTLLMIAYTAINIPYCALGGVLTADAKERVTVQSYRFVFGMLGGVIVAGCTMPLVEFFGQGDNAKGYQYTMAAMSTMGLIMFLLCFIGTKERIEQPKEQEVSLLKSARSLWQNDQWRILCLAALFLLTGQVLRFTLAVYYVKYYLGREDLITSFMTLGVVASMVGCALAQPLAKRVCKIKAYISLQFIAATICLLSFFIGADQLVLAFVAFILWKFFLDMATPLLWAKMADTIDYGHEKTGIRITGLVYSGVIFFIKMGVALGGAIAGWLLAYYQYQPDFGQTEATQQGILLSFTVLPALGSFLVAAIMTRYTLTSNKLETIQGKLKHNALTSG, encoded by the coding sequence ATGACAATAAACAGCAGCGTTAGTGTACGTGAAAAAATCGCCTATGGCCTTGGCGATACCGCGAGTAACATTATTTTCCAAACGGTCATGATGTTTTTAATGCTTTACTACACTGATGTTGTTGGTTTATCGCCAGCTGTAGTTGGTACCATGTTTTTAGTCGTGCGCGTGGTCGATGCAATTACCGACCCGTTAATGGGAACACTAGCCGATCGCACACACACCAAATGGGGACACTTTCGCCCTTACCTGCTCTGGTTAGCACTGCCATTTGCCATTATCAGCGTGCTCGCATTTACCACTCCTGACTTGCAAGGTACCAGTAAGCTGGTTTATGCCTTTACTACCTATACGCTGTTGATGATTGCCTACACTGCAATCAATATTCCTTATTGTGCGCTTGGCGGCGTGTTAACGGCTGATGCTAAAGAGCGTGTCACCGTGCAATCGTATCGTTTTGTCTTTGGCATGCTCGGCGGCGTTATTGTCGCAGGTTGCACCATGCCCTTAGTCGAGTTTTTCGGGCAAGGAGATAACGCGAAGGGCTATCAATACACGATGGCGGCGATGAGTACCATGGGGCTGATTATGTTTTTATTGTGTTTTATCGGCACTAAAGAACGTATCGAACAGCCAAAAGAGCAAGAAGTGAGTTTATTAAAAAGCGCTCGATCACTATGGCAAAACGATCAATGGCGAATCCTCTGTTTAGCCGCGCTATTTCTACTCACCGGACAAGTGTTACGATTTACCTTAGCCGTATACTACGTCAAGTATTACCTAGGTCGTGAAGACTTAATCACTTCATTTATGACCCTAGGGGTGGTTGCCAGTATGGTAGGCTGTGCGCTCGCACAACCACTGGCTAAACGAGTATGTAAAATTAAGGCCTATATTAGCCTTCAGTTTATTGCCGCGACCATTTGCTTATTGAGTTTCTTTATTGGTGCTGATCAACTGGTACTCGCTTTTGTCGCTTTTATTTTATGGAAATTCTTCCTCGACATGGCAACGCCACTACTTTGGGCCAAAATGGCCGACACCATAGATTACGGCCATGAAAAAACGGGCATTCGTATTACTGGGCTAGTCTATTCTGGTGTTATCTTTTTCATCAAAATGGGCGTAGCTCTTGGTGGCGCAATTGCCGGCTGGTTGCTGGCATACTACCAATATCAACCAGATTTTGGCCAAACCGAAGCAACCCAGCAAGGTATTTTGTTATCGTTTACGGTATTACCGGCGTTAGGTTCATTTTTAGTTGCGGCGATCATGACCCGCTACACCTTAACATCAAATAAACTAGAAACGATCCAAGGCAAGCTAAAACACAATGCATTAACCTCTGGTTAA
- a CDS encoding LacI family DNA-binding transcriptional regulator: protein MATIYEVSKLAGVSLATVSRVMNNNARVSDKTKQKVLDAMNELGYRPNANARSLASNRSDSVGIMVSELHGPFFGQMMAGIESELRAAGKHVIFTTGHSEEDREKDGIEFLMGRNCDAIIIHVEAVTDDYLVEVSQGNTPIYLLSRYVEQLKDKCISLDNEVGGYLATKALIDHGHNNIAYIAGPQFKADASNRLLGHKRALQEHGIEFNSDLLFIGDFKETGGSEGLKHFIDNQLSFSAVVCANDEMASGAMKYAREHGYTLPNDLSVIGFDNVIFANYLYPTLTTIDNPVEKMGRMAAKMVLTDIYKRKDLSIERVFEPSLILRNSIVESK, encoded by the coding sequence ATGGCAACGATTTATGAAGTATCAAAATTAGCTGGTGTATCACTCGCAACGGTTTCTCGCGTAATGAATAATAATGCGCGTGTCAGCGATAAAACCAAGCAAAAAGTGCTTGATGCCATGAATGAGCTTGGTTACAGACCCAATGCAAACGCCCGTTCGCTAGCATCAAACCGCAGTGACTCGGTGGGTATTATGGTGTCTGAGCTACATGGCCCTTTCTTTGGTCAAATGATGGCCGGTATTGAATCAGAGCTAAGAGCCGCTGGTAAACACGTTATCTTTACTACTGGGCATTCAGAAGAAGACCGAGAAAAAGACGGTATCGAGTTTTTAATGGGCCGTAATTGCGACGCCATTATCATTCATGTTGAAGCGGTAACTGATGACTACTTAGTCGAGGTTAGCCAAGGCAATACGCCTATTTATCTACTTAGCCGCTATGTTGAGCAGCTTAAAGATAAGTGCATTAGTTTAGACAATGAAGTTGGTGGTTATTTGGCAACAAAAGCGCTGATTGATCACGGCCATAACAACATTGCTTACATCGCAGGACCACAATTTAAAGCAGATGCCAGCAATCGACTACTAGGTCATAAGCGCGCACTGCAAGAACACGGAATCGAATTTAATAGCGACTTATTGTTCATTGGCGACTTTAAAGAAACTGGTGGTAGCGAAGGATTAAAGCATTTTATCGACAATCAATTGAGTTTTAGCGCTGTCGTTTGTGCCAATGACGAAATGGCATCTGGTGCCATGAAGTACGCTCGTGAGCACGGCTATACACTACCCAATGATTTATCGGTGATCGGATTCGATAATGTTATTTTTGCCAATTACCTTTACCCTACTTTGACCACTATCGATAATCCTGTTGAAAAAATGGGACGTATGGCCGCCAAAATGGTGTTAACCGATATTTATAAGCGCAAAGACTTATCAATTGAACGCGTTTTTGAGCCTAGCCTTATATTGCGCAATTCAATCGTAGAAAGTAAATAA
- a CDS encoding MbcA/ParS/Xre antitoxin family protein — MTAVPKLNTNTSSQAMYSSTDDHHNTDQQRSEAQVIIKAFNNACQSLNISTQEKVAISGVNASTLSRNQHKGFSPKSKTGEILLHFIRLYRSLFAIAGGDEAFMQHWYRTHNNALNGIPAEICPTIEGLYRTNQYLDAMRGKI; from the coding sequence ATGACTGCTGTTCCGAAACTTAACACAAATACATCAAGCCAAGCGATGTATTCGAGCACTGATGATCATCACAATACCGATCAACAACGCAGTGAAGCGCAGGTGATCATCAAAGCGTTTAACAATGCCTGCCAGTCACTCAATATCTCAACACAAGAGAAAGTGGCTATTTCTGGCGTTAATGCCTCAACGCTTTCACGCAATCAACACAAAGGATTCTCGCCTAAATCTAAAACAGGTGAAATTCTGCTGCATTTTATCCGTTTGTATCGCTCACTCTTCGCGATAGCAGGTGGTGATGAAGCTTTTATGCAACATTGGTATCGCACACATAATAACGCCTTAAATGGTATCCCAGCAGAAATTTGTCCGACCATTGAAGGTTTATATCGAACCAATCAATATTTAGATGCAATGCGCGGTAAAATTTAA
- a CDS encoding RES family NAD+ phosphorylase, giving the protein MINNIIAACPKHTAYSNHVFRIVETQEYAATTKIVDDLSEQHLLEQLLDEVKPAYRPATEELHYLISTPFRYPPLKYGSRFGDITMPSYFYGAEQISTVLAECAFYRFVFLHDMATPYEGTIQSEHSIFSVKVSTTRCSDLTKLAEQDHLSAISAATSYQTSQAIGKHLTQQKGTEVIRFYSARDTHGMNQDMERGVNLAIATPDAIKSKKPEQMQLWLCQTNNESVTFSTQGQQPSIFSRETFLLDGQLAKPF; this is encoded by the coding sequence ATGATAAACAACATCATTGCTGCCTGCCCCAAGCATACCGCCTATTCAAATCATGTATTTCGCATTGTTGAAACGCAAGAATACGCCGCAACCACTAAAATTGTTGATGATTTAAGTGAACAACATTTACTTGAACAGTTATTAGATGAGGTGAAACCCGCCTATCGCCCAGCAACTGAAGAGCTGCACTATTTAATCAGCACGCCTTTTCGCTACCCACCACTTAAATACGGTTCACGCTTTGGCGATATCACAATGCCTAGCTATTTTTATGGTGCTGAGCAAATATCAACGGTACTGGCAGAGTGTGCGTTTTATCGTTTTGTGTTTTTGCATGATATGGCAACCCCTTATGAAGGTACCATTCAATCTGAACACTCTATTTTTAGCGTAAAAGTGAGCACAACACGTTGCAGCGATTTAACTAAACTGGCCGAGCAAGACCACCTCAGTGCCATTAGCGCCGCGACCAGCTATCAAACCTCGCAAGCCATAGGTAAACACCTAACACAGCAGAAAGGAACAGAAGTTATCCGCTTTTATTCAGCCCGAGACACACACGGTATGAATCAGGATATGGAACGCGGTGTGAACTTGGCGATTGCAACACCTGACGCCATAAAATCAAAAAAGCCAGAGCAAATGCAGCTCTGGCTTTGTCAAACGAATAACGAAAGTGTCACTTTTTCTACTCAAGGTCAGCAACCAAGCATCTTTTCCCGCGAAACATTTTTGTTAGATGGTCAGCTGGCTAAACCGTTTTAG
- a CDS encoding efflux RND transporter permease subunit: MDIARYSLIRPINVWLITLCLLVGGVIGLNDIGRLEDPAFTIKQAVIMTYYPGANAEKVEKEVTEQLEIALQQMWQLKRVESESKPGFSRITMEVKSNLDGPLLPQIWDELRKRLRDVRADLPLGASQPVVIDDFGDVFGIYYALTAPDFSAYQMREFSRIIRRELLTVDGVAKVAVSGILEEQIVAEIDLYQIAGLGLSFPDIEQILASNLKPFAGGRLYVGDKQIRIPVSAATDKIAEIENISFVLPGRNASIKIKDVATLSLQPVDIPSDLKRYNGESAITLSISAQNDVNIVEVGERIEAKLANVLAGLPAGIDVSPIYNQAKIVDKAVDGFILNLEMSVAVVTIALCIFMGWRSGVVVGGTLLVTVLGTVLIMWLYGLQLERISLGAMVIAMGMLVDNAIVVAEGMMLRMEKGKSALESASFIVKRTQWPLLGATIIGIAAFSGIGLSDDATGEFLFSLFAVVLISLMLSWVLAVSLTPLLGKYFYKVAATETEHEQHSFFHRGYLVLLRNALHYRGLSVLVLLVITVGAYASFGLIKQGFFPPSNTPNFFVHYWGPQDSDIRATEKYMKAGESLILETEGVSSLTTFIGRGAERFTLVYGPQMPNESYGMYLVRVDDAKDIPRIAKDLGERLQAINPNANYYPEVMQFGPSSGAKLQVRFSGSDPVVLRDLAEQAKTLYQQDGNIRDVRHNWRTKGMVLMPEYDINAAGMAGVSRSDFNQTVQFYTNGLTVGQLQEGDYLYPIVAKNRVTQGESGPAQLGELENGLVWSASQRTYIPFRQVSGNTSFDSEEMLINRRDRVRTITVMAEAGYNETAGAAFNRMRPLIEAIELPDGYQLEWGGEFESSRDAQAALGKGLPLGFLVMFIISVLLFGRTRQPLIIWLVVPMAIVGVVAGLLIADLPFGFMSLLGFLSLFGMLIKNAIVLLEEIDLQIEEGKAKGVAIVDASLSRLRPVSLAAITTILGVMPLIADPFFADMSVTIMGGLAFATLLTLVAVPVLYSILYRIKVTKVKSA, from the coding sequence ATGGATATCGCACGTTATTCACTTATTCGGCCGATTAATGTTTGGCTTATCACTCTATGTTTGTTGGTTGGTGGTGTCATTGGCTTAAATGATATTGGCCGTCTGGAAGATCCTGCTTTTACCATCAAGCAAGCGGTGATCATGACCTATTATCCGGGCGCAAATGCGGAAAAAGTCGAAAAAGAAGTCACGGAGCAACTGGAAATCGCACTGCAACAAATGTGGCAGTTAAAGCGGGTTGAGTCAGAGAGTAAACCAGGTTTTTCACGCATTACCATGGAAGTAAAGTCGAACCTTGACGGACCACTGCTACCGCAAATCTGGGATGAATTACGCAAACGTTTGCGTGATGTAAGAGCGGATTTACCGTTAGGAGCAAGCCAGCCGGTAGTGATTGATGATTTTGGTGATGTATTTGGTATTTACTACGCACTTACTGCACCAGATTTTTCCGCTTACCAAATGCGTGAATTCTCGCGCATTATTCGCCGTGAGTTATTAACGGTAGATGGCGTCGCAAAAGTCGCCGTTAGCGGCATTCTAGAAGAGCAAATTGTTGCGGAAATTGACCTTTATCAAATTGCTGGTTTAGGGCTTTCATTTCCAGATATTGAACAAATTCTTGCGAGTAACTTAAAGCCGTTTGCGGGTGGTCGTTTATACGTAGGTGACAAGCAAATTCGTATTCCGGTATCTGCAGCAACCGATAAAATAGCTGAAATTGAGAATATTTCTTTTGTTTTACCTGGTCGCAATGCGTCGATCAAAATCAAAGATGTTGCGACGTTAAGCTTGCAGCCTGTTGATATTCCGTCTGATCTTAAACGCTACAATGGTGAAAGTGCGATAACCCTGAGTATCTCGGCACAAAACGATGTCAACATTGTTGAAGTTGGTGAGCGCATTGAAGCAAAACTTGCGAATGTACTTGCCGGTTTGCCTGCGGGTATCGATGTTTCACCTATCTACAACCAAGCTAAAATCGTTGATAAAGCGGTTGATGGTTTTATTTTAAACCTTGAAATGTCAGTTGCTGTGGTAACGATAGCGCTATGTATTTTCATGGGCTGGCGCTCAGGTGTCGTGGTTGGTGGCACTTTGCTCGTCACAGTCTTGGGTACAGTACTGATAATGTGGCTTTATGGCCTACAGCTAGAGCGTATTTCGCTTGGTGCTATGGTGATCGCGATGGGGATGCTTGTCGATAATGCCATAGTAGTTGCTGAAGGCATGATGCTGCGTATGGAAAAGGGCAAGTCCGCACTAGAGTCAGCCAGTTTTATTGTAAAGCGCACTCAATGGCCGCTTTTAGGCGCGACCATTATTGGTATTGCGGCGTTTAGTGGCATTGGCTTGTCTGACGACGCAACAGGTGAATTCTTATTCTCGTTGTTTGCGGTTGTGCTCATTTCACTGATGCTAAGTTGGGTACTCGCGGTGTCGTTAACTCCGTTACTAGGCAAATACTTCTACAAAGTAGCAGCAACTGAAACGGAACATGAGCAGCACTCTTTCTTCCATCGTGGCTATTTAGTCTTATTGCGCAATGCATTGCATTACCGTGGCTTGTCAGTACTTGTGTTGCTGGTGATCACTGTTGGTGCTTATGCAAGTTTTGGTTTGATCAAACAAGGCTTTTTCCCTCCATCGAACACTCCTAACTTTTTTGTCCATTACTGGGGTCCACAAGATAGCGACATTCGAGCGACAGAAAAGTACATGAAGGCTGGCGAATCACTCATTCTGGAAACTGAAGGTGTAAGCTCATTAACGACTTTTATTGGCCGTGGCGCAGAGCGTTTTACCTTAGTTTACGGGCCGCAAATGCCTAATGAAAGTTACGGCATGTACTTAGTGCGCGTTGACGATGCGAAAGATATTCCTCGCATTGCCAAAGACTTGGGCGAGCGTTTACAAGCAATTAACCCGAACGCCAATTACTACCCAGAAGTTATGCAATTTGGCCCAAGTTCAGGGGCAAAACTGCAAGTGCGCTTTTCAGGATCAGATCCTGTGGTGCTAAGGGATTTAGCCGAGCAAGCAAAAACCTTGTATCAACAAGACGGTAATATTCGAGATGTTCGCCATAATTGGCGAACTAAAGGCATGGTGTTAATGCCTGAATATGACATTAACGCAGCGGGTATGGCTGGGGTTTCACGTAGTGACTTTAATCAAACTGTGCAGTTCTACACTAATGGTCTAACAGTTGGACAGTTGCAAGAGGGCGATTATTTATACCCAATTGTCGCGAAAAATCGGGTGACTCAGGGGGAGTCGGGACCAGCGCAACTTGGCGAGCTAGAAAATGGTTTAGTGTGGAGCGCCAGCCAACGTACTTATATTCCATTTCGCCAGGTCAGTGGCAATACCAGCTTCGATAGTGAAGAGATGCTGATTAACCGTCGCGATCGCGTTAGAACCATAACCGTCATGGCGGAAGCGGGTTATAACGAAACGGCGGGAGCAGCGTTTAACCGTATGCGTCCATTGATAGAAGCTATTGAACTGCCTGACGGCTACCAATTAGAGTGGGGTGGAGAGTTTGAATCTTCACGCGATGCGCAAGCTGCACTAGGTAAAGGTTTACCGCTAGGTTTCTTGGTGATGTTTATTATTAGCGTGCTGCTATTTGGCCGCACTCGTCAGCCGTTGATCATCTGGCTTGTTGTGCCTATGGCGATTGTTGGTGTAGTCGCTGGTTTATTAATTGCTGATTTACCGTTTGGTTTTATGTCGTTGCTTGGTTTCCTGAGTTTATTCGGCATGTTAATCAAAAATGCTATTGTGTTACTGGAAGAAATCGATTTGCAAATTGAAGAAGGTAAAGCAAAAGGTGTGGCAATTGTTGATGCGAGCTTAAGTCGTTTACGCCCTGTATCGCTAGCGGCGATTACCACTATTTTAGGGGTGATGCCGTTGATTGCAGATCCTTTCTTTGCCGATATGTCAGTGACCATTATGGGCGGATTAGCATTTGCAACACTGTTAACCCTAGTTGCTGTGCCGGTGCTGTATAGCATTCTCTATCGCATTAAAGTAACTAAAGTTAAAAGTGCTTAA
- a CDS encoding efflux RND transporter periplasmic adaptor subunit: MFRILIVMMALTLQACSEQTVEVAEKPPLVVQLTEVNATNINEVYEFPAIVSAVKDVDVKFEVSGRLIEENLIEGSLVKKGEVLARIDPAPFRRKVEESRTRHQDAARALRRIEEVHAKNVASQRELDDAQSLFTLTKIALEDAEQDLSYCTIRAPFDAVIGTRSIENNSYIRAGDTVANIQDRSELYFSFEVPERVMTANAGNREIKATASVIGHEQQIFDIHYVEHETTPDPIAQTYKITFAIDGEASELFYPGSRATVKVSDVHEDQAALVVPLNALTGSKDSGFFVWLFDKNTNTVAKASVEIAAISGEFALIGKGLKAGDKVVSAAVQQMREGLKVKEYQADF; the protein is encoded by the coding sequence GTGTTTCGTATTTTAATCGTGATGATGGCGCTTACTTTACAAGCGTGTTCAGAGCAAACTGTAGAAGTGGCTGAAAAGCCACCATTAGTTGTGCAATTAACCGAAGTTAATGCAACAAATATTAATGAAGTTTATGAATTTCCTGCGATTGTTTCAGCAGTAAAAGATGTTGATGTTAAATTTGAAGTCTCTGGCCGCTTAATTGAAGAAAACCTTATCGAAGGTAGCCTAGTGAAAAAAGGTGAAGTGCTGGCGAGAATTGATCCGGCACCGTTTCGTCGTAAGGTTGAAGAAAGTCGCACTCGCCATCAAGATGCCGCTAGAGCGCTGCGCCGTATTGAAGAAGTTCATGCAAAGAACGTCGCCTCACAGCGCGAATTAGACGATGCCCAGTCACTATTTACACTCACCAAAATTGCCCTTGAAGATGCAGAACAAGATTTAAGCTACTGCACAATTCGCGCACCTTTTGATGCCGTTATTGGCACACGCTCTATCGAAAACAACAGCTATATTCGTGCTGGTGATACCGTTGCAAATATCCAAGATCGTTCAGAGCTATATTTTTCATTTGAAGTACCAGAGCGCGTAATGACGGCCAATGCAGGTAATCGCGAAATTAAGGCGACAGCCTCGGTGATTGGTCATGAGCAGCAAATATTTGATATTCATTATGTTGAGCATGAAACAACACCTGATCCGATTGCCCAAACCTATAAAATTACGTTTGCAATTGACGGCGAAGCGTCAGAACTTTTTTACCCAGGCTCTCGTGCAACCGTTAAAGTAAGTGACGTTCATGAAGACCAAGCAGCACTCGTGGTACCGTTAAATGCCTTAACGGGGAGTAAAGACAGCGGATTTTTTGTCTGGCTGTTTGATAAAAACACAAATACCGTGGCTAAGGCATCTGTTGAAATTGCTGCAATTAGCGGTGAATTTGCATTAATTGGCAAAGGCTTAAAAGCTGGTGACAAGGTTGTATCCGCAGCTGTTCAGCAAATGCGCGAAGGGTTAAAAGTTAAAGAATATCAGGCGGATTTCTAA
- a CDS encoding TetR/AcrR family transcriptional regulator, translating into MPKSVGKIVSAARECFFQHGYHASNVSLIARYAGISRATIYKNFSSKEALFQAMVQRQFAEYDIALNEYAEANGDFWQETENLFVNRCQGVFDDISSQVIRTELVHAGHSLCQALMDKEQEDMLGVIINRIEQEITANRLTLERINMTSAQFASAMQSMPIGIFFSSNEANDLGSLKQVLTIFRVATEISN; encoded by the coding sequence TTGCCTAAATCAGTTGGAAAAATTGTAAGTGCCGCACGAGAATGCTTTTTTCAGCATGGCTATCACGCCAGTAACGTCTCATTGATTGCCCGGTATGCAGGTATTTCACGAGCAACGATTTATAAAAACTTCAGCTCAAAAGAAGCCTTGTTCCAAGCCATGGTACAACGCCAATTTGCTGAATATGATATTGCGTTAAACGAATACGCCGAAGCTAATGGGGATTTTTGGCAAGAAACAGAAAACCTGTTTGTCAATCGCTGCCAAGGCGTATTTGACGATATATCAAGCCAAGTGATTCGAACTGAATTGGTTCATGCAGGTCACTCACTTTGCCAAGCGCTCATGGATAAAGAGCAAGAAGACATGCTCGGCGTTATTATTAATCGCATTGAACAAGAAATTACAGCAAATCGTTTAACCCTTGAAAGAATCAACATGACATCCGCACAATTTGCCAGTGCGATGCAATCAATGCCCATTGGTATTTTCTTTTCCAGCAACGAGGCCAATGATTTAGGGTCGCTAAAACAAGTATTAACTATCTTCCGCGTTGCAACCGAGATAAGTAACTAG